Proteins from one Erysipelothrix larvae genomic window:
- the murJ gene encoding murein biosynthesis integral membrane protein MurJ, whose amino-acid sequence MKKTAILIMCLTMLSKVFGFGRDMVLSFYYGATSVSDAYLISMTIPSVIFSFVGAGISTGYIPMYSKIKNDEGEENAHIFTSNLVNILLVMCIGVTILGMIFTSNLVSMFASGFEGETLDLAIKFTRISLIGINITAILYVFTPFLQLNGNYAIPALIGFPLNLITVIFIVISGKTNVLLLAVGTLIATISQLGLLIPFIKKKKYKHSLSLNLKDKHIKMMLLISIPIILGTSVNDLNVLIDRTIASSLEVGSISALNYAGKLNGFVRGIFVVSITTVLYPTISKMAAEGNMVGLKKNVSQSIVGISLLVIPVSVGAMIFAEPIVSLLFGRGAFDDNAVKMTSTALFYYSVGMLWTGLRDVLSKAFYSIQDTKTPVINATIGVVVNIILLLSLTRYLGIGGLALATSLSSLVTTILLYISLRKKIGSLDTMSTFKSLVKIAFASLGMAVISLLLYKRLSTSISSSMSLISVIIVGAVIYSILIIILKIDGVANIVHSLRKKIKLR is encoded by the coding sequence TGATGCTTACTTAATATCTATGACTATTCCTTCAGTAATTTTCTCTTTTGTTGGTGCTGGTATTAGTACTGGATATATTCCAATGTATAGTAAAATTAAAAATGATGAAGGGGAAGAAAATGCACATATATTTACTAGTAACTTAGTTAATATATTACTGGTAATGTGTATTGGCGTTACAATTCTTGGAATGATATTTACTTCAAATCTTGTAAGCATGTTTGCATCTGGATTTGAGGGTGAAACGCTTGATTTGGCAATTAAATTTACTAGAATTAGCTTAATAGGAATCAATATCACAGCGATTCTTTATGTTTTTACTCCTTTTCTACAACTAAACGGAAATTATGCAATTCCAGCATTAATTGGCTTCCCACTAAATTTAATCACTGTTATCTTTATAGTTATCAGCGGAAAAACTAATGTTTTGTTATTAGCGGTTGGTACTTTGATTGCGACAATATCTCAATTAGGCTTGCTTATTCCATTTATTAAAAAGAAAAAATACAAACATTCTTTGTCTTTGAATCTCAAAGATAAACACATAAAGATGATGCTCCTGATTTCTATACCAATAATATTAGGAACTTCAGTTAATGATCTCAATGTTTTAATAGACCGGACGATTGCTTCATCATTAGAAGTCGGAAGCATATCAGCATTAAACTATGCTGGCAAATTAAACGGATTTGTTCGAGGAATATTTGTAGTTTCTATAACAACCGTTTTATACCCAACTATTTCAAAGATGGCAGCTGAAGGGAATATGGTTGGTCTTAAGAAAAATGTCTCACAGTCTATTGTAGGGATTAGTCTTCTAGTAATTCCTGTATCTGTTGGTGCAATGATATTTGCAGAACCGATAGTATCTCTTCTTTTTGGCAGAGGTGCATTTGATGATAATGCAGTCAAAATGACTTCAACTGCTTTGTTCTATTATTCCGTCGGTATGTTATGGACTGGCTTACGAGACGTTCTATCGAAGGCGTTTTATTCGATTCAGGATACAAAAACTCCAGTTATCAATGCAACGATAGGCGTTGTAGTCAATATTATTTTACTTTTGAGCTTGACTCGTTACTTAGGCATAGGTGGTCTTGCTCTTGCAACAAGTTTGTCGTCGCTAGTAACAACGATATTGCTATACATTAGTTTGAGGAAAAAGATAGGCTCTCTAGATACTATGAGTACATTTAAGTCCCTAGTTAAAATAGCGTTTGCATCATTAGGTATGGCTGTGATTTCATTACTGCTTTACAAGAGATTATCTACTTCAATCAGTTCAAGTATGTCTCTGATTAGCGTCATTATCGTTGGGGCCGTCATATATTCTATTTTAATAATTATTTTGAAAATAGATGGTGTTGCTAATATTGTACATAGCTTAAGGAAAAAGATTAAATTACGTTAA